The Heyndrickxia vini genome contains a region encoding:
- a CDS encoding ribose-phosphate diphosphokinase: protein MSNQYLDPNLKIFSLNSNHKLAEEIAKVVGVELGKCSVTRFSDGEIQINIEESIRGCDVYVVQPTSAPVNESLMELLIMIDALKRASAKTINIVMPYYGYARQDRKARAREPITAKLVANLIETAGATRVIALDLHAPQIQGFFDIPNDHLMGVPILADYFKKKKFTDDIVIVSPDHGGVTRARKMADRLKAPIAIIDKRRPRPNVAEVMNIVGNIEGKIAILIDDIIDTAGTITLAANALVENGAKEVYACCTHPVLSGPAIERINNSKIKELVVTNSIALSEEKKSDKIVELSIAALLGEAIIRVHEELSVSTLFD, encoded by the coding sequence ATGTCTAACCAGTATCTTGATCCTAACTTGAAAATCTTTAGTTTAAATTCAAATCATAAATTAGCAGAAGAGATTGCAAAAGTAGTTGGAGTAGAACTTGGTAAATGCTCTGTCACTCGATTTAGTGATGGAGAAATACAAATTAATATTGAAGAAAGTATTCGTGGGTGCGATGTATATGTTGTGCAACCAACGAGTGCCCCAGTGAATGAAAGCTTGATGGAACTTCTAATCATGATTGATGCACTTAAGCGTGCATCTGCGAAAACAATTAATATCGTTATGCCTTATTATGGATATGCTCGCCAAGACCGTAAAGCAAGAGCGAGGGAACCGATTACGGCTAAGCTTGTAGCTAATCTTATTGAAACGGCAGGAGCAACAAGAGTTATCGCATTAGATTTACATGCTCCGCAAATCCAAGGATTTTTTGACATTCCAAATGACCACTTAATGGGTGTACCAATCTTAGCTGATTACTTTAAAAAGAAGAAATTCACTGATGATATTGTCATTGTTTCTCCGGATCACGGGGGAGTTACTCGTGCTCGTAAAATGGCCGATCGTCTAAAGGCACCAATTGCAATTATTGATAAACGTCGTCCAAGACCAAATGTCGCTGAAGTAATGAATATTGTCGGTAATATTGAAGGGAAAATTGCAATTCTAATTGATGATATTATTGATACAGCGGGTACGATAACATTGGCTGCTAATGCATTAGTAGAAAATGGTGCGAAAGAAGTGTATGCATGCTGTACTCACCCTGTGCTATCAGGCCCAGCTATTGAGCGCATAAATAATTCAAAAATTAAAGAACTAGTTGTTACAAATTCAATTGCATTATCAGAAGAAAAGAAATCAGATAAAATAGTTGAATTATCGATTGCTGCATTATTAGGAGAAGCAATTATTCGTGTACATGAAGAATTATCTGTAAGTACACTATTTGATTAA
- a CDS encoding 50S ribosomal protein L25/general stress protein Ctc — MAAVLEAIKRDNKQRSELKNLRDMGNIPAVIYGYNVENTPIYVSGAEFIKVIRDAGRNGVISLNVNGDKRNVILNAFQEDCLKKDIIHIDFLAVDMKAEIEANVRVELVGDSAGVRDGGVLQQSVHELTVTAKPDELPDAIQVDVTNLQVGETVTVADIKGNYSYQITQEEELTIASVLAPRQEEEISTGEEQEPGTPDNLEGRETTEQPNG, encoded by the coding sequence ATGGCGGCAGTACTTGAAGCGATTAAACGTGATAATAAACAAAGATCGGAATTAAAAAACCTACGAGATATGGGAAATATCCCAGCAGTTATTTATGGGTATAATGTCGAAAATACACCGATTTATGTAAGCGGAGCGGAGTTCATAAAAGTCATTCGTGATGCAGGAAGAAATGGAGTTATCTCCCTTAATGTCAACGGAGATAAACGTAACGTTATTTTAAATGCATTTCAAGAGGATTGTCTTAAAAAGGATATTATTCATATAGACTTTTTGGCAGTAGATATGAAGGCGGAAATTGAAGCGAATGTTCGGGTGGAATTAGTTGGAGATAGCGCGGGAGTAAGGGATGGAGGAGTGCTACAGCAATCCGTTCATGAGTTGACTGTCACTGCGAAACCAGATGAATTGCCGGATGCAATCCAAGTGGATGTCACTAATCTCCAAGTAGGAGAAACAGTTACGGTTGCGGATATTAAAGGAAATTATTCTTACCAAATTACACAAGAGGAAGAATTAACGATTGCTTCAGTATTAGCCCCACGTCAAGAAGAGGAAATTAGTACTGGAGAAGAACAAGAACCAGGAACTCCTGACAACTTAGAAGGTAGAGAAACTACAGAGCAACCAAATGGGTAA
- the pth gene encoding aminoacyl-tRNA hydrolase, translating into MKLIVGLGNPGSQYDRTRHNIGFEVIDELARRFHTPLSQAKFKGLYAMVNNYGEKFILLKPLTYMNLSGESIRPIMDYYNISLEDLVVIFDDMDLPVGKIRLRQKGSAGGHNGIKSTIAHLGTQNFNRIRIGINRPENGMSVPDYVLGKFRKDEWEEIQTTIQKSADACEEWLKKPFLEVMNNYN; encoded by the coding sequence ATGAAATTAATTGTTGGTTTAGGAAACCCTGGTTCGCAGTATGACCGAACAAGACATAATATTGGTTTTGAAGTAATTGATGAATTGGCAAGACGTTTCCATACTCCATTAAGTCAAGCAAAGTTTAAAGGCTTGTATGCAATGGTAAATAATTATGGGGAAAAATTCATTTTATTAAAGCCACTTACATATATGAATTTATCGGGTGAAAGTATCCGCCCAATTATGGATTATTATAATATTTCTCTAGAAGATCTTGTCGTCATTTTTGATGATATGGATTTACCGGTAGGGAAAATTCGCTTACGTCAAAAAGGAAGTGCTGGTGGACATAATGGAATTAAGTCGACGATTGCCCATTTAGGAACACAGAATTTTAATCGAATTCGTATTGGAATCAATCGCCCCGAAAATGGAATGTCCGTCCCTGATTATGTATTAGGAAAGTTTAGGAAAGATGAGTGGGAAGAAATACAAACAACCATCCAAAAAAGTGCGGATGCATGTGAAGAATGGCTTAAGAAACCTTTCCTTGAGGTAATGAATAATTATAATTAA
- a CDS encoding anti-sigma-F factor Fin family protein, with product MAIHYFCRHCGTNIGSIDHQSLHSKQIGIQTLTNEERQEMVSYESNGNIHIHSICEDCQEAFERSPNLHEYDYLIH from the coding sequence ATGGCGATTCATTATTTTTGCCGTCATTGTGGTACAAATATAGGAAGTATTGACCATCAATCACTTCATTCAAAACAAATTGGCATTCAAACACTAACAAATGAAGAGAGACAGGAAATGGTTTCTTATGAGTCAAATGGGAATATTCATATCCATTCTATTTGTGAGGATTGTCAGGAAGCATTTGAAAGAAGTCCAAACTTACATGAATATGATTATTTGATTCATTAA
- the mfd gene encoding transcription-repair coupling factor, protein MKDLQKIILQQDEMNSVITGLEAGLKEQLIAGLSGSARALFIASIYQKVGKQLIIVTHNLLQAQKLYEDLQIFIDENRLYLYPANELIAAEIGIASPELKGQRIEALNFMISRSNGVVIVPMAGLRRILPSPTTWKKYQLSFKIGQDINLENILNNLIIMGYQRTEMVSAPGEFSLRGGILDLYPLTEANPIRIELFDTEIDSIRLFSLESQKSLTKVEEIIIGPATESPIDSEKLPVVADKLEKNLSTTLKKVKRDSAKELLVQNIGYDIEMLRNKQKPEQFFKYTSLAYETPASLLDYASTDGVLMLDEYSRIQEINDRLLNEEAEWFTAMLEDGQIVHDIEVSHSLSKLLVQTNLSRIYLSLFLRHIPNTSPQNILNITCRPMQNFHGQMHVLKSEVDRWKKGRYTVIFLGSDKNRVNKLHSVLEDYDIEAAVVEEKEKVLPNHIQVIEGSLNTGFELSMMKLAVITEEELFNKGTKKPKSRQKLSNAEKIKSYSELKVGDYVVHVNHGIGKYLGIETLVINGIHKDYLHLRYQGNDKLYVPVEQIELVQKYVGSEGKEPKIYKLGGSDWKRVKKKVESSVQDIADDLIKLYAEREAAKGYAFSPDGDLQREFETTFPYQPTEDQIRSVQEIKHDMERERPMDRLLCGDVGYGKTEVAIRSAFKAIMDGKQVAFLVPTTILAQQHFETIKERFQDYPINIGLLSRFRTRKQQTETLKGLKSGTVDIVVGTHRLLSKDVQYHDLGLLIIDEEQRFGVTHKEKIKQLKTNVDVLTLTATPIPRTLHMSMLGVRDLSVIETPPENRFPVQTYVMEYNGHLVREAIERELARNGQVYFLYNRVEDIARKAEEISALVPDARVTFAHGQMTEGELESVILSFLEGEYDVLVTTTIIETGVDIPNVNTLIVYDADRMGLSQLYQLRGRVGRSNRVAYAYFTYRKDKVLTEVSEKRLQAIKEFTELGSGFKIAMRDLSIRGAGNILGAQQHGFIDSVGFDLYSQMLKEAIEERKGQGQTTLPPFEVELEIDAYIPDTYIADGHQKIEMYKRFRGITSLEEVEELKEEMIDRFGDYPLQVALLFKVAEIKVYGSSAKLESIKQVKQQITILMTEQGTKNVDGPKLVESLNKYGRSVGFGMDGNKLKITLVTKGLEQEKWVSLAYQIIKEIKDAVKEEEHVG, encoded by the coding sequence TTGAAAGATTTACAAAAGATTATTTTACAGCAAGATGAAATGAACTCAGTTATTACCGGTCTTGAGGCAGGGCTAAAAGAACAACTTATTGCTGGTCTTTCAGGGTCAGCAAGGGCACTATTTATTGCATCAATTTATCAAAAAGTAGGCAAGCAATTAATTATTGTCACTCATAATTTACTTCAAGCTCAAAAATTATATGAGGATTTACAAATTTTTATTGATGAAAATAGGCTCTATTTATATCCTGCGAATGAACTAATTGCAGCCGAAATTGGAATTGCTAGTCCGGAGTTAAAAGGACAAAGAATCGAAGCCCTAAACTTTATGATTTCTCGGTCAAACGGGGTTGTAATTGTTCCTATGGCAGGATTGCGGAGAATTCTACCATCCCCAACTACTTGGAAAAAGTATCAACTATCATTCAAAATTGGCCAGGATATTAATTTAGAAAATATATTAAACAATCTAATTATTATGGGTTACCAAAGAACAGAGATGGTGAGTGCTCCAGGAGAATTTAGTCTCCGAGGAGGAATATTAGACCTTTACCCATTAACGGAAGCAAACCCAATTCGTATAGAACTTTTTGATACTGAAATTGATTCTATTCGTTTATTTTCATTAGAAAGTCAAAAATCTCTTACAAAGGTAGAAGAGATTATTATTGGACCAGCCACAGAATCCCCAATCGATTCTGAGAAGTTACCAGTAGTGGCGGATAAGTTGGAAAAGAATTTATCAACTACTTTAAAAAAGGTTAAAAGGGATTCGGCGAAAGAACTGTTAGTTCAAAATATTGGCTATGATATCGAAATGCTTCGCAATAAGCAAAAACCTGAACAATTTTTTAAATATACATCATTAGCCTATGAAACTCCTGCTAGTTTACTAGATTATGCATCAACAGATGGAGTACTAATGCTTGATGAATATAGTCGAATCCAGGAAATAAATGATCGACTATTAAATGAAGAGGCAGAGTGGTTTACTGCAATGTTGGAAGATGGGCAGATTGTTCACGATATTGAGGTGTCACATAGTTTATCAAAATTATTAGTTCAAACCAATCTTTCTCGTATATACTTATCTTTATTTTTACGTCACATCCCTAACACAAGCCCACAAAATATTCTTAATATTACTTGCAGACCGATGCAGAATTTCCATGGGCAAATGCATGTATTAAAATCTGAAGTGGATCGATGGAAAAAAGGGCGTTACACGGTTATTTTCCTAGGAAGTGATAAAAATCGTGTAAACAAGTTACACAGTGTACTAGAGGATTACGATATCGAGGCTGCAGTTGTTGAAGAGAAAGAAAAGGTATTGCCTAATCATATACAAGTGATTGAAGGAAGCTTAAATACTGGTTTTGAACTATCCATGATGAAATTAGCAGTTATTACAGAAGAAGAGCTTTTTAATAAAGGTACGAAAAAACCAAAAAGTAGACAGAAGCTGTCAAACGCGGAGAAAATTAAAAGCTATTCGGAACTCAAAGTGGGCGACTATGTTGTTCATGTAAATCATGGGATTGGCAAGTATTTAGGAATAGAAACATTAGTGATTAATGGCATTCATAAAGATTATCTGCACTTAAGATATCAAGGGAATGATAAACTATATGTCCCTGTTGAACAAATTGAATTGGTTCAGAAATACGTTGGGTCTGAAGGAAAAGAACCAAAGATATATAAATTAGGCGGCAGTGATTGGAAGCGTGTGAAGAAAAAGGTTGAATCATCCGTACAGGATATTGCAGATGATTTAATTAAACTTTATGCAGAAAGAGAAGCTGCAAAAGGGTACGCGTTCTCACCTGATGGAGATTTGCAAAGGGAATTTGAAACAACCTTCCCGTACCAACCGACAGAGGACCAAATCCGTTCCGTGCAAGAAATTAAGCACGATATGGAAAGGGAACGGCCAATGGATCGTTTATTATGCGGGGATGTTGGTTATGGAAAAACAGAGGTAGCTATTCGATCTGCATTTAAGGCAATTATGGACGGTAAGCAAGTAGCCTTTTTAGTGCCTACCACAATATTAGCACAGCAACATTTTGAAACAATAAAAGAGCGTTTTCAGGACTACCCAATCAATATTGGTCTACTAAGTCGTTTTCGAACGAGAAAACAGCAAACAGAAACATTAAAGGGGTTAAAAAGTGGCACAGTGGATATTGTTGTAGGAACACATCGACTTCTTTCAAAGGATGTTCAGTATCATGATTTAGGCTTATTAATTATTGATGAAGAACAGCGCTTTGGCGTGACACATAAGGAAAAAATAAAGCAACTGAAAACAAATGTGGATGTATTAACATTAACGGCAACACCAATACCAAGAACGCTTCATATGTCCATGTTGGGTGTTCGAGATTTATCTGTCATTGAAACACCGCCAGAGAATCGTTTTCCAGTTCAAACATATGTAATGGAGTATAATGGTCACTTAGTTCGTGAAGCCATCGAACGTGAATTAGCCAGAAACGGACAAGTGTACTTTCTATATAATAGAGTAGAAGATATTGCAAGAAAAGCTGAGGAAATTTCCGCGCTAGTTCCTGATGCGCGAGTAACGTTTGCTCATGGTCAAATGACGGAAGGTGAATTAGAGTCAGTTATATTAAGCTTCTTAGAGGGCGAATATGACGTATTAGTAACAACAACGATTATTGAAACAGGTGTGGATATCCCAAATGTTAACACGTTAATTGTTTATGATGCAGACCGGATGGGCTTATCTCAATTGTATCAATTGCGTGGACGTGTTGGCCGTTCGAATCGGGTTGCATATGCGTATTTTACGTATCGAAAAGATAAAGTCCTTACCGAAGTATCCGAGAAGAGATTGCAGGCGATTAAGGAATTTACTGAACTAGGTTCGGGTTTTAAAATTGCGATGCGAGACCTATCGATACGCGGTGCAGGTAATATTCTAGGTGCACAGCAACATGGATTTATTGATTCTGTAGGATTTGACCTTTATTCCCAAATGTTAAAAGAGGCAATTGAAGAACGGAAAGGGCAAGGACAAACGACCTTACCTCCATTTGAAGTAGAATTAGAAATTGATGCCTATATACCAGATACATATATAGCTGATGGCCATCAAAAAATTGAGATGTATAAAAGGTTTAGAGGAATCACTTCTCTTGAAGAGGTTGAGGAGTTAAAGGAAGAGATGATTGATCGGTTTGGCGATTATCCACTGCAAGTTGCTCTTTTATTTAAGGTTGCCGAAATAAAAGTGTATGGATCAAGTGCGAAATTAGAATCAATCAAACAGGTGAAACAACAAATCACAATCCTTATGACAGAACAAGGAACAAAAAATGTGGACGGTCCGAAACTAGTAGAGTCTTTAAATAAATATGGACGTTCAGTTGGTTTTGGTATGGATGGTAACAAGTTGAAAATAACGTTAGTAACAAAAGGTCTAGAGCAAGAGAAATGGGTTTCACTCGCTTACCAAATTATAAAAGAAATAAAAGATGCGGTAAAAGAAGAGGAGCATGTCGGCTAA
- the spoVT gene encoding stage V sporulation protein T: protein MKATGIVRRIDDLGRVVIPKEIRRTLRIREGDPLEIFVDRDGEVILKKYSPISELSDFAKEYAEALYDSLSCQVLICDRDAVISVAGVSKKDYLNKNIGEKVEKVMDDRNPLLVTQKGQAALVEGVEEELSSYTVSPIIANGDPIGAVILFSKDRTLGEVEQKAAETASGFLARQMEH, encoded by the coding sequence ATGAAAGCAACTGGTATTGTTCGTCGAATTGATGATTTAGGAAGAGTGGTTATTCCGAAGGAAATTCGTAGAACCCTCCGAATTCGTGAAGGGGATCCATTAGAAATTTTTGTGGATCGTGATGGAGAAGTCATTCTTAAAAAATATTCACCAATTAGTGAATTAAGTGATTTTGCGAAAGAATATGCGGAGGCTTTATACGATAGTTTATCCTGCCAAGTGTTAATCTGTGATCGTGATGCAGTCATCTCTGTTGCAGGTGTATCCAAAAAGGATTACTTGAACAAAAATATCGGCGAAAAAGTGGAAAAAGTGATGGATGATCGTAACCCATTACTAGTGACGCAAAAAGGACAAGCAGCACTTGTGGAAGGTGTAGAGGAGGAGTTGTCTTCCTATACGGTTTCACCAATTATAGCAAATGGAGATCCGATAGGAGCAGTTATCCTATTCTCCAAAGATCGCACACTAGGTGAAGTGGAACAAAAAGCAGCAGAAACTGCTTCAGGGTTTTTGGCTAGACAAATGGAGCATTAA
- a CDS encoding putative polysaccharide biosynthesis protein, with the protein MPFDNSRVLIKGAFILTIAATITKVLSAVYRVPFQNIVGDIGFYIYQQVYPIYGLAIALTTYGFPVIISKLVAEAETTKEMDSRQIAHTSFLLLGIFGLFTFLLVFFGSNFIAGWMGDRQLTPLIKIVSFSFLLVPFISTIRGYFQGKGNMIPTAISQVQEQLIRVIFILLLATVLVKNGSSLYKVGSGTVLSSIIGSLAALLTLFIFYSRHKSSNVKLTTSSVTFIAKNLLIQGTAICISGALLILLQFVDSLNIYSLLIKSGVEIDQAKELKGIFDRGQPLIQLGTVVATSFSLTLVPALTSSRTSIRETNFFDKIGLAIKISVIVGLGAAVGIICIMEPTNIMLFSNNDGTSVLQVFSIAILFGSMILTMSGILQGIGCMKDSAKYVLIGVLVKYLGNYIFIPKYETMGASFSTIIALFLILVLCIYKLKKMGIPLLSYLFYAKIIVSAFFMAFILYLWTAVFSYFNLTSRGWSTINALGGVMVGGIVYIFMVRGLKLLNEKELESIPFGKYFIHTKKN; encoded by the coding sequence GTGCCTTTTGATAATTCAAGAGTATTAATTAAGGGTGCCTTTATCTTAACAATTGCGGCAACCATTACAAAAGTATTAAGTGCAGTTTATCGTGTTCCATTTCAAAATATAGTTGGTGATATTGGATTTTATATTTATCAACAGGTGTATCCAATTTATGGTCTTGCGATCGCCTTAACCACATATGGATTTCCTGTTATCATATCCAAGTTAGTTGCTGAAGCTGAAACTACTAAGGAAATGGATAGTCGTCAGATCGCACATACATCTTTTTTGCTATTAGGCATCTTTGGCCTTTTTACTTTTTTGTTAGTTTTCTTCGGATCAAATTTTATAGCAGGGTGGATGGGGGATAGACAATTAACACCACTAATAAAAATCGTCTCATTCTCATTTTTACTTGTTCCATTTATCTCTACGATTCGTGGTTATTTCCAAGGGAAAGGGAATATGATTCCAACAGCAATTTCACAAGTGCAAGAGCAACTCATTCGAGTAATCTTTATCCTTTTATTAGCAACAGTATTAGTGAAGAATGGGTCATCTCTTTATAAAGTTGGAAGCGGCACAGTATTAAGCTCTATTATTGGTAGTTTGGCTGCATTGTTGACATTATTCATTTTTTATTCTCGGCATAAGAGCAGTAATGTGAAGCTTACTACAAGCAGTGTGACATTTATAGCAAAAAATTTGTTAATACAAGGGACAGCCATTTGTATTAGTGGGGCGCTTCTTATTTTGCTTCAGTTTGTTGATTCGCTAAATATTTATTCTTTATTAATTAAATCTGGTGTAGAAATTGACCAAGCGAAAGAACTGAAGGGGATTTTTGACAGAGGACAGCCGTTAATCCAATTAGGTACTGTCGTTGCCACATCGTTTTCTTTAACACTTGTTCCTGCATTGACATCAAGTAGAACTTCAATAAGAGAAACTAACTTTTTTGATAAAATTGGTTTAGCTATTAAAATTAGTGTAATCGTTGGATTAGGTGCAGCTGTTGGCATCATTTGTATTATGGAGCCAACAAACATCATGCTTTTTTCTAATAATGATGGTACAAGTGTACTTCAAGTATTTTCAATCGCGATATTATTTGGTTCAATGATCTTAACGATGTCCGGAATTTTACAAGGGATAGGATGCATGAAGGATTCTGCAAAATATGTACTTATCGGTGTGCTTGTGAAGTATTTGGGAAACTACATATTCATTCCTAAATATGAAACAATGGGGGCAAGTTTTTCAACAATTATCGCCTTATTTTTAATATTAGTGCTATGTATATATAAGCTTAAAAAGATGGGTATACCATTATTATCCTATCTTTTTTACGCAAAAATTATTGTAAGTGCGTTTTTTATGGCATTTATTTTATACCTTTGGACAGCCGTTTTTAGCTATTTTAACTTAACGAGTAGAGGGTGGAGTACAATTAATGCTTTAGGCGGTGTGATGGTTGGGGGAATTGTTTATATATTCATGGTAAGGGGTTTAAAACTATTAAATGAAAAGGAATTAGAGAGCATCCCCTTTGGGAAATACTTCATACATACAAAGAAAAATTGA
- the mazG gene encoding nucleoside triphosphate pyrophosphohydrolase → MSKQITIIGLGAGNIDQLPLGVYRLLKGERKIYLRTKEHPVIRELEGEGLTYTSFDSVYERHDQFEDVYQEITKLLLDAAQSENIIYGVPGHPLVAEKTVQLLIEEGPKQNVVITIGGGQSFIDALFSAVKADPIEGFQLLDGTDLHLHDIRTAQHLIIGQVYDAYVASDVKLTLMEKYPDDYEVTIVTAAGSDKELIQKVPLFELDRQISLNNLTSLYVPPMKEVLLKEFVALREIISVLRGPNGCPWDKKQTHQSLKKYLIEESYELLEAIDEDDIDHMIEELGDVLLQVMLHSQIGEDEGMFSIDDVIESISEKMIRRHPHVFGDRQVWDAEEVLKNWNELKAEEKGRDETATSIINQAGKGLPAIIRAFNLQKYASKLGFDWKHAKDAWEKVHEEIKEFEIEMTNEHKENQLEEFGDLLFAIINTARLLSIHPEEALEKANQKFIRRFSYIENHVKNSGKPFRAFTLEELDAIWNEAKVKGL, encoded by the coding sequence ATGTCCAAACAGATAACAATTATAGGATTAGGTGCCGGAAACATTGATCAGCTCCCTCTTGGCGTGTACCGTTTATTAAAAGGTGAAAGAAAAATATATCTACGAACGAAGGAACACCCCGTTATTCGTGAACTCGAAGGCGAAGGTTTGACGTATACAAGTTTTGATTCTGTATATGAAAGACATGATCAGTTTGAGGATGTGTACCAAGAGATCACAAAACTTCTCTTGGATGCGGCCCAAAGTGAAAACATCATATATGGTGTTCCAGGTCACCCGTTAGTTGCCGAAAAGACCGTTCAACTATTGATAGAAGAAGGACCAAAACAAAATGTGGTTATTACAATTGGTGGTGGCCAAAGCTTCATTGACGCCTTATTTTCCGCTGTTAAAGCCGATCCAATTGAAGGTTTTCAGCTTTTAGATGGGACAGATTTACATTTACACGATATTCGTACTGCACAGCATCTGATTATTGGCCAAGTGTATGATGCTTATGTTGCTTCAGATGTGAAACTTACTTTAATGGAAAAATACCCAGATGATTACGAGGTAACAATCGTAACGGCAGCTGGCAGTGATAAAGAATTAATACAAAAGGTGCCCCTTTTTGAACTAGATCGACAAATTTCCTTAAATAATTTAACAAGCCTTTACGTACCACCGATGAAAGAAGTGTTACTTAAGGAATTTGTCGCGTTAAGAGAGATTATTTCCGTATTAAGAGGGCCAAATGGATGCCCCTGGGATAAAAAGCAGACCCATCAATCATTGAAAAAGTATTTAATCGAAGAATCCTATGAATTACTTGAAGCGATTGATGAAGATGATATTGACCATATGATAGAGGAGCTTGGGGATGTTCTTTTACAGGTCATGCTTCATTCACAAATTGGTGAGGATGAAGGGATGTTTTCTATCGATGATGTAATTGAAAGTATTTCTGAAAAGATGATTCGAAGACATCCTCATGTGTTTGGTGATCGGCAAGTTTGGGATGCTGAAGAGGTTCTGAAAAATTGGAATGAATTAAAGGCAGAGGAAAAAGGCAGAGATGAAACTGCGACATCTATTATCAATCAGGCGGGAAAAGGACTACCAGCAATTATTCGAGCGTTTAACTTACAAAAGTATGCTTCGAAATTAGGTTTTGATTGGAAACATGCAAAGGATGCATGGGAAAAAGTTCATGAGGAAATAAAGGAATTTGAAATAGAAATGACGAATGAACATAAAGAGAATCAACTTGAGGAGTTTGGTGACCTTTTATTTGCGATCATTAATACGGCTCGCCTTCTATCTATTCATCCAGAAGAGGCACTTGAAAAGGCAAATCAAAAGTTTATTAGACGGTTTTCCTATATTGAAAATCATGTGAAGAATAGTGGGAAACCTTTTCGAGCGTTCACATTAGAAGAATTAGACGCTATTTGGAACGAAGCAAAAGTCAAAGGATTATAA
- a CDS encoding RNA-binding S4 domain-containing protein: MRLDKFLKVSRLIKRRTLAKEVADQGRITINGVTAKASSNVKIGDELQVRFGQKLVTVKITNLHESTRKEDAANMYSILKEERINVEQ, encoded by the coding sequence ATGCGTTTAGATAAATTTTTAAAAGTATCAAGGTTAATTAAAAGAAGAACATTAGCAAAAGAGGTCGCAGACCAAGGAAGAATTACAATAAATGGTGTGACAGCAAAGGCAAGTTCAAACGTTAAGATAGGAGATGAATTACAGGTTCGTTTTGGGCAGAAACTTGTTACGGTAAAAATTACAAATCTCCATGAATCCACTCGTAAAGAAGATGCAGCAAACATGTATTCTATCCTTAAAGAAGAACGAATAAATGTAGAGCAATAA
- the yabP gene encoding sporulation protein YabP translates to MNQYYDSSSNSKSTTTQEHDVMMRGRKLLDITGVKQVESFDNEEFLLETVMGFLSIRGQNLQMKNLDVDKGIVSIKGKVFDLVYLDDHHGEKAKGLFSKIFR, encoded by the coding sequence TTGAATCAGTATTATGATAGTTCATCAAATAGTAAATCTACAACAACCCAAGAACATGATGTGATGATGAGAGGAAGGAAACTTTTAGATATTACTGGCGTAAAGCAGGTGGAAAGTTTTGATAATGAGGAGTTTTTACTAGAAACAGTTATGGGCTTTTTATCGATTCGTGGTCAAAATTTGCAAATGAAAAACCTGGATGTTGATAAAGGGATTGTATCGATTAAAGGTAAGGTTTTCGATTTGGTCTATTTAGATGATCATCATGGAGAGAAAGCTAAAGGACTCTTTAGCAAAATATTTCGATGA